A stretch of Flexivirga aerilata DNA encodes these proteins:
- a CDS encoding DMT family transporter, whose translation MLWLVLVLACAAAFAFALSAMLQQREAAQLKGDHALGTVHGFSGFLRSLVRRRVWLAGFLINNLGFLIQAAALHLGSVAVVQPVMVSQVLFALLLTGVGSRMRPTRRDWGYVLCICAGLIVLLSVSGAAPLRGAPDRDQAALVLLVMAACVVALVAVARVRSGRTSSLLLAIAAGMCFAASAVLIKLTTADLFGPGVLHTALDWPGYCLALSTAGGLVIEQAAFAGGTLPWAVAAMSITNPVASYLAGIVGFHVTPPHTAGALAAVCVTAVLVGVGISGLAHSPLSRSETPRKAQVAVS comes from the coding sequence ATGCTCTGGCTGGTGCTCGTGCTGGCGTGCGCGGCGGCTTTCGCCTTCGCGCTGTCGGCGATGCTCCAGCAGCGCGAGGCCGCGCAGCTCAAGGGTGACCATGCGCTCGGCACCGTGCACGGCTTCTCCGGCTTCCTGCGCAGTCTGGTGCGCCGCCGCGTCTGGCTGGCGGGTTTCCTGATCAACAATCTCGGCTTCCTCATCCAGGCCGCCGCGCTCCACCTGGGCAGCGTCGCCGTCGTGCAGCCGGTCATGGTCAGCCAGGTGCTCTTCGCGCTGTTGCTGACCGGGGTGGGCAGCCGGATGCGACCGACCCGGCGCGACTGGGGCTACGTGCTCTGCATCTGCGCGGGGCTGATCGTGCTGCTGTCGGTGAGCGGCGCGGCTCCGCTGCGCGGCGCTCCCGACCGGGACCAGGCGGCGCTCGTGCTCCTCGTGATGGCGGCCTGCGTCGTGGCGCTCGTCGCGGTCGCGCGGGTGCGCTCCGGCCGCACGTCCAGCCTGCTGCTCGCGATCGCCGCGGGCATGTGCTTCGCGGCGAGCGCCGTGCTCATCAAGCTCACCACCGCCGATCTCTTCGGTCCCGGCGTGCTGCACACCGCCCTCGACTGGCCCGGCTACTGCCTTGCGCTGTCGACCGCCGGCGGGCTGGTGATCGAGCAGGCGGCGTTCGCCGGCGGCACCCTGCCGTGGGCGGTCGCGGCGATGAGCATCACCAACCCGGTCGCCAGCTACCTCGCCGGCATTGTCGGCTTCCACGTCACCCCGCCGCACACGGCGGGCGCGCTCGCCGCGGTCTGCGTGACGGCGGTGCTGGTCGGTGTCGGGATCAGCGGGCTCGCCCACTCCCCGCTCTCTCGGAGTGAAACCCCCCGAAAAGCACAGGTGGCGGTGTCATAG
- the hpnD gene encoding presqualene diphosphate synthase HpnD, protein MTIAQAYAHAEGITRTEARNFYYGIRLLPPAKRKGLCALYALARRIDDIGDDDAPLAQKTAALAAVRKQLSDIDASADPVLVAVADTARRYPVPLEAFEELIDGVEMDLSGATYETFDDLRVYCRCVAGSIGRLCLSIFGTGTDPRAPLYADQLGIALQQTNILRDIREDLLLGRVYLPTAELAERGVRLQLDAQGALDDPDARLASYIEFAAARAEHWYELGLRLVPELDQRSSACCAAMAGIYHHLLVRIRANPTQVYDRRLSLPALEKGRVALTALGRAVLPV, encoded by the coding sequence ATGACGATCGCGCAGGCATACGCCCACGCGGAGGGGATCACCCGCACCGAGGCGCGCAACTTCTACTACGGCATCCGGTTGCTGCCACCGGCCAAGCGCAAGGGGCTGTGCGCGCTCTACGCGCTGGCCCGCCGCATCGACGACATCGGCGACGACGATGCGCCACTGGCCCAGAAGACCGCCGCCCTGGCCGCGGTCCGCAAGCAGCTGTCCGACATCGACGCCTCCGCCGACCCGGTGCTCGTCGCGGTGGCCGACACCGCACGGCGCTACCCGGTGCCGCTGGAGGCGTTCGAGGAGTTGATCGACGGCGTCGAGATGGACCTGTCGGGCGCGACGTACGAGACCTTCGACGACCTGCGGGTCTACTGCCGCTGCGTCGCCGGGTCGATCGGCCGCCTCTGCCTGTCGATCTTCGGCACCGGCACGGATCCGCGCGCACCCCTCTACGCCGACCAGCTCGGCATCGCGCTGCAGCAGACCAACATCCTGCGCGACATCCGGGAGGACCTGCTGCTCGGGCGCGTCTACCTGCCCACCGCGGAGCTCGCCGAGCGCGGCGTGCGGCTGCAGCTGGACGCGCAGGGCGCGCTGGACGACCCGGACGCGCGGCTCGCGTCATACATCGAGTTCGCCGCCGCCCGCGCCGAGCACTGGTATGAACTCGGCCTGCGGCTGGTGCCCGAGCTCGACCAGCGCAGCTCCGCCTGCTGCGCGGCCATGGCCGGCATCTACCACCACCTGCTGGTCCGCATCCGGGCCAACCCGACCCAGGTCTACGACCGGCGCCTCTCCCTGCCGGCGCTGGAGAAGGGTCGCGTGGCGTTGACCGCGCTCGGCCGGGCGGTGTTGCCGGTATGA
- a CDS encoding SDR family NAD(P)-dependent oxidoreductase — MQLSGSVALVTGATGGLGAAIAAAFAGAGARVIVHGRDPRRAARLAAQLDCDHVTGDLRDEPSIGSIVLQANAFHDRIDVLVNNAGIGHHSPFDRMTQAAIDDLVATNLTAPVLLTRAVLPGMLQRGAGHVAFVSSIAGRTAVPGEAVYSATKAGLDAFADALRLEAAGTGVEVSTLVPAVVETGFFATRGAPYTRSRPKPRPANDVARQLVSLIESGRPERFSERGLRVAPVLRAAWPAAYNAMAGRWGERTRLRGGDPE, encoded by the coding sequence GAGCGTCGCACTCGTCACCGGGGCCACTGGTGGCCTCGGCGCCGCCATCGCCGCTGCCTTCGCCGGAGCCGGGGCACGGGTGATCGTGCACGGGCGCGACCCTCGGCGTGCGGCGCGGCTCGCCGCACAGCTCGACTGCGACCACGTGACCGGCGATCTGCGGGATGAGCCGTCGATCGGGTCGATCGTCTTGCAGGCCAACGCCTTTCACGATCGCATCGACGTGCTCGTCAACAACGCCGGCATCGGCCACCATTCCCCCTTCGACCGTATGACGCAGGCCGCGATCGACGACCTGGTCGCCACCAACCTCACCGCGCCCGTCCTGCTCACCCGCGCCGTCCTGCCCGGGATGCTGCAGCGCGGGGCCGGGCACGTCGCCTTCGTCAGCAGCATCGCCGGCCGCACGGCGGTGCCCGGGGAGGCGGTCTACTCCGCGACCAAGGCGGGGCTGGACGCCTTCGCCGACGCGCTCCGGCTGGAGGCGGCCGGCACCGGCGTCGAGGTCAGCACGCTCGTGCCGGCGGTCGTCGAGACCGGCTTCTTCGCCACCCGCGGGGCGCCCTACACCCGGTCGCGACCGAAGCCCCGGCCGGCGAACGACGTGGCGCGGCAACTGGTTTCGCTGATCGAGAGCGGCCGGCCGGAGCGCTTCAGCGAGCGGGGGCTGCGGGTCGCCCCGGTGCTGCGGGCGGCGTGGCCTGCGGCATACAACGCGATGGCGGGGCGTTGGGGTGAGCGGACGAGACTACGAGGAGGAGATCCCGAGTAG
- a CDS encoding squalene/phytoene synthase family protein, with protein sequence MSGPPPPTVAVASDDTAAPDATTENFPVALRILPARHRDALLRSYDVARHIDQLGDAAAGDRVAALLAFRADLHRLRDGAVPHEEVLRRATPVIRVGVGVAPFDDLIEANLIDQQVARYADFAALLDYCSYSAHPIGRLVLAVFGQSTDSRIRLSDNVCAALQVLEHCQDVVEDHAAGRIYLPQDDLLAAGVDPDDLLSPHTHDALKHVVLQQVQRSRTLLEDGPVLIGELRGWGRVAVAGYVAGGLATADALERAGGDVTGEPVRPRRIHQLRQGIRLLLRSRGRR encoded by the coding sequence ATGTCGGGTCCCCCTCCCCCGACGGTCGCCGTCGCCAGCGATGACACCGCCGCACCGGACGCCACGACCGAGAACTTCCCGGTCGCGCTGCGCATCCTGCCCGCGCGCCACCGGGACGCCCTGCTGCGCAGCTACGACGTCGCCCGCCACATCGACCAGTTGGGCGACGCCGCGGCGGGCGACCGCGTCGCCGCACTGCTCGCCTTCCGGGCCGACCTGCACCGGCTGCGGGACGGTGCCGTCCCGCACGAGGAGGTGCTGCGGCGCGCGACTCCCGTCATACGAGTGGGAGTGGGAGTGGCGCCGTTCGACGACCTGATCGAGGCAAACCTGATCGACCAGCAGGTTGCGCGGTATGCCGATTTCGCGGCGCTCCTGGACTACTGCTCCTACTCGGCACATCCGATCGGACGGCTCGTGCTCGCCGTCTTCGGGCAGTCGACGGACTCCCGCATTCGCCTCTCCGACAACGTTTGTGCCGCTCTGCAGGTGCTGGAGCACTGTCAGGACGTGGTCGAGGACCACGCCGCGGGCCGCATCTACCTGCCTCAGGACGACCTGCTGGCCGCCGGGGTCGATCCGGACGATCTCCTCTCTCCTCACACCCACGATGCGCTGAAACACGTTGTGCTGCAACAAGTTCAGCGATCCCGCACCCTGCTCGAGGACGGGCCGGTGCTGATCGGTGAGCTGCGGGGATGGGGCCGCGTCGCCGTCGCCGGTTACGTCGCCGGCGGACTTGCCACCGCCGACGCGCTGGAGCGCGCCGGAGGGGACGTCACCGGCGAACCCGTGCGACCACGCCGAATCCACCAGCTACGACAAGGGATTCGCCTGTTGCTGCGATCACGGGGGCGACGATGA
- a CDS encoding PucR family transcriptional regulator, which yields MAERARLRVADEPDVQSQALERLLTDQFSAIMLDVSAELDIVWPACLAFAAEHGTQLSSAADQVIPRLVGTIGDHALEHTAAAPELDPLLVAMFEQLGRTQFQQGRDLNGLLTAYQSGAQVAWEHISRAAIEVQLDSRRVSRLAQTLFMLTHDISARTTDGYVREQSERGLVSHRARGELSGLLMSSLPDRNGVLLAADQAGWPVPDELSFVLLRDDGEPPLRTSPRLDPEWLVVHVDDIVGWLVPWVAGIRPRLERALGDTPAVIGPPVPINDARRSMRVARIARRLQAGGALPDRLIFVPDHLDTLLVHRNPELLAALRDRVLAPLGQVPEASRDRLVETLTSWLRHFGSRSAVAEELHIHPQTVRYRMDQVRQVFGDALDDPDQREQLFLALVWGPPSR from the coding sequence ATGGCCGAACGAGCCCGGCTGCGCGTCGCCGACGAGCCAGACGTCCAATCGCAAGCATTGGAGCGGTTACTCACCGACCAGTTCAGTGCGATCATGCTGGACGTCTCGGCCGAGCTCGACATTGTCTGGCCGGCGTGCCTGGCATTTGCGGCCGAGCACGGGACCCAGCTGAGCAGTGCCGCCGATCAGGTGATCCCGCGGCTAGTCGGCACGATCGGCGATCACGCACTCGAGCACACCGCGGCCGCTCCGGAGCTGGACCCGCTGCTGGTCGCGATGTTCGAACAGCTCGGGCGCACGCAGTTTCAGCAGGGGCGCGACCTGAACGGGTTGCTCACGGCATACCAGTCGGGCGCCCAGGTGGCGTGGGAGCACATTTCGCGGGCCGCGATCGAGGTGCAGCTGGACTCGCGGCGGGTGTCCCGGCTGGCGCAGACGCTCTTCATGCTGACCCACGACATCTCCGCGCGGACGACGGACGGCTACGTGCGCGAGCAGTCCGAGCGCGGCCTGGTGTCGCACCGTGCCCGTGGCGAACTCTCCGGGCTGCTCATGTCGAGCCTGCCGGACCGCAACGGGGTCCTGCTCGCGGCGGACCAGGCGGGCTGGCCGGTGCCGGACGAACTCAGTTTCGTGTTGCTGCGCGACGACGGCGAACCGCCGTTGCGGACCAGTCCGCGTCTCGATCCGGAGTGGCTGGTCGTGCACGTCGACGACATCGTCGGCTGGCTGGTGCCGTGGGTGGCGGGGATCCGGCCGCGACTGGAGCGGGCGCTCGGCGACACCCCGGCCGTGATCGGGCCGCCGGTGCCGATCAACGACGCCCGGCGCAGCATGCGGGTGGCCCGCATCGCCCGCCGGTTGCAGGCGGGTGGGGCGTTGCCGGACCGGTTGATCTTCGTGCCCGATCATCTGGACACGTTGCTGGTGCATCGCAACCCGGAACTCCTTGCCGCCCTGCGGGATCGCGTGCTCGCGCCGCTGGGGCAGGTGCCGGAGGCGAGCCGGGACCGGCTGGTCGAGACGTTGACGTCCTGGCTGCGGCACTTCGGATCGCGGTCCGCGGTCGCGGAGGAGTTGCACATCCATCCGCAGACCGTGCGCTACCGGATGGACCAGGTGCGTCAGGTCTTCGGCGACGCGCTGGATGATCCGGACCAGCGCGAGCAGCTCTTCCTCGCGCTGGTGTGGGGGCCGCCGAGCCGGTAG
- a CDS encoding phosphatase PAP2 family protein: MSATHSHGRHLHLPRVRLAAIPDAKRPTVLGEILVGAALFAVYLLVDALRGPGRTAWARDNAAQLIDLERWLHLDVERGLNDWLAARPGLMTAANYEYATTYLVSAALLLVISYLWAPQVYRQARNSFVLLNLLAFAAFAAYPLMPPRMMPGFVDTVASGGTVGSWGSPVVAGANQLAAMPSLHMAWALWVSVMLARMSQRRWLQAVSAVHVLLTLYVVLATANHYVLDAAGAVVVVGVAVGATARLMRGSSGRLPTADAFFLDIETPGNGQNVGGLALIAGSPTYDEIRGLLERHLPQLPHFTDRLAGVRGAARWEPAGAIDWSHHLVEVELPAGSEVGGSGVGGSEVGGPSFGGPSFGGPSFGGPELVALDELVGRLTTPQLPQDRPLWRAWLVRGVRGGTGFCIVMHHCMADGVGAVAKLLCLLEPPYELPVPDRKGPGAVQRGAGVVAGLAQLATDGRPAAVLATGGSARGFATAEVPLDAVRDAARSRGMKVTELLLAATGSAVAGVDPGLASRCGGRLRVSVPMMLRAPGSGDDDGNLTAAVLLDTPARGASIDELRDEVCRKAAPLRSPTRALASRWVMASALRAVPRTGRRAFARNVYGPKYFQAIVSNMPGPDRPFTMAGLPVGRVLPILPPAPGIPLTVGALSWDGHLGITVVTDAAVLDARAVVERLEARLLEPVGVVAQ, encoded by the coding sequence GTGAGCGCCACCCACTCGCACGGCCGGCACCTCCACCTGCCGCGGGTGCGGTTGGCCGCCATACCCGACGCGAAGCGGCCGACGGTGCTCGGCGAAATCCTCGTCGGCGCAGCGCTTTTCGCCGTCTATCTCCTGGTCGACGCGCTGCGCGGCCCGGGCCGCACCGCGTGGGCGCGGGACAACGCCGCGCAGCTGATCGACCTCGAGCGGTGGCTGCATCTCGACGTCGAGCGCGGCCTCAACGACTGGCTGGCGGCGCGGCCGGGGCTGATGACCGCGGCCAACTACGAATACGCGACGACCTACCTGGTCAGCGCGGCGCTGCTGCTGGTGATCAGCTACCTCTGGGCGCCGCAGGTCTACCGGCAGGCGCGCAACTCCTTCGTCCTGCTCAATCTGCTGGCCTTCGCGGCGTTTGCGGCATACCCGTTGATGCCGCCGCGGATGATGCCCGGCTTCGTCGACACCGTCGCGAGCGGCGGCACGGTCGGCTCGTGGGGTTCGCCGGTGGTCGCCGGCGCCAACCAGCTCGCGGCGATGCCGTCACTGCACATGGCGTGGGCGCTGTGGGTGAGCGTGATGCTCGCGCGGATGTCGCAGCGGCGCTGGTTGCAGGCGGTGAGCGCGGTGCACGTGCTGCTGACCCTGTATGTCGTGCTCGCCACCGCCAACCACTACGTCCTCGACGCGGCCGGCGCGGTCGTGGTCGTCGGCGTCGCGGTCGGCGCCACGGCCAGGCTGATGCGCGGGTCGAGCGGGCGGCTGCCGACGGCGGACGCGTTCTTCCTCGACATCGAGACGCCGGGCAACGGGCAGAACGTCGGCGGCCTCGCGCTGATCGCCGGCTCGCCCACGTATGACGAGATCCGCGGCCTGCTCGAGCGCCACCTGCCGCAGCTGCCGCACTTCACCGACCGGCTGGCGGGTGTGCGCGGCGCCGCGCGCTGGGAGCCGGCCGGTGCGATCGACTGGTCGCATCATCTGGTGGAGGTCGAGTTGCCGGCCGGGTCGGAGGTTGGCGGGTCGGGGGTCGGCGGGTCGGAGGTCGGCGGGCCGAGCTTCGGCGGGCCGAGCTTCGGCGGGCCGAGCTTCGGCGGGCCGGAGCTGGTCGCGCTGGACGAACTCGTCGGCCGGCTCACCACCCCGCAGCTGCCGCAGGACCGGCCGCTCTGGCGGGCGTGGCTGGTGCGCGGGGTGCGAGGCGGGACCGGTTTCTGCATCGTGATGCACCACTGCATGGCCGACGGGGTGGGTGCGGTGGCCAAGCTGCTCTGCCTGCTGGAGCCGCCCTACGAGCTGCCGGTGCCGGACCGGAAGGGGCCCGGTGCCGTGCAGCGGGGCGCCGGGGTGGTGGCCGGTCTCGCGCAGCTGGCGACCGATGGCAGACCGGCGGCGGTGCTCGCGACGGGCGGCAGCGCGCGCGGGTTCGCGACCGCCGAGGTGCCGCTCGACGCGGTGCGGGACGCCGCGCGGTCGCGCGGGATGAAGGTGACCGAGCTGTTGCTGGCGGCGACCGGCAGCGCGGTGGCCGGCGTCGACCCCGGACTGGCGTCGCGGTGCGGCGGCCGGCTGCGGGTGTCGGTGCCGATGATGCTGCGCGCACCCGGCTCGGGCGATGACGACGGCAACCTCACGGCGGCGGTGCTGCTCGACACCCCTGCCCGGGGCGCCTCGATCGACGAGCTTCGCGACGAGGTATGCCGCAAGGCCGCGCCCCTGCGCTCCCCGACGCGGGCGCTCGCGTCACGCTGGGTGATGGCGTCCGCGCTGCGTGCCGTGCCCCGGACGGGTCGTCGCGCATTCGCCCGAAACGTCTACGGCCCCAAGTATTTTCAGGCGATCGTCTCGAATATGCCGGGTCCGGACCGGCCCTTCACGATGGCGGGCCTGCCGGTCGGCCGGGTGCTGCCGATCCTGCCGCCGGCTCCCGGCATACCCCTGACGGTCGGGGCGCTCAGTTGGGACGGCCACCTCGGGATCACCGTCGTCACCGATGCCGCCGTGCTCGACGCGCGTGCGGTGGTCGAGCGGCTGGAGGCGCGGTTGCTGGAGCCGGTGGGTGTGGTGGCTCAGTAG
- a CDS encoding HNH endonuclease signature motif containing protein → MSLDSAVPLPECPELPAEAVRVPVEPGRGPAVLDRVRELAALLDEVPEVVHQLGDGQVESLTQVLLRLHGRSAQVAAVVTADAVDRGTVASSTAANTTQWVCRHAEASGVPIEPAEAKSIAVVAEACRERKNAVITAAVRQGSCTVSTARAALANADKVAPVIPTADRSEVLAWFLQLDPALGARGVQALTRKILATYATEALSVQDAKLEQVETLTWGTTATGMTRLVAELAPANAAVLKAAITAGSAPRPAAAPAWSDARGAKTNGSDTAVEDPGTGDPTVAAGNSTGVGGSVGVGVGVGVGGSVGETVRDERTPGKRRADALMELVAAGAKVAAGEVAPVGSAATILLTMDLTSLTDGIGGATTPGGDVLDAGATRRAACDADLIPAVLGGPSQPLDVGRRERLVTKGLRAAVVIRDGGCTFPGCDRPPGFCEVHHVTPWWAGGTTSLTNSAMLCCRHHQDVHRHGFMAQVRPDGVTWDLTPGRMPGHAHAAA, encoded by the coding sequence ATGTCTCTCGATTCTGCTGTGCCGTTGCCGGAGTGTCCGGAGCTGCCTGCCGAGGCGGTTCGGGTGCCGGTTGAGCCGGGTCGTGGGCCGGCGGTGCTGGACCGAGTGCGAGAGCTTGCCGCGTTGCTGGATGAGGTGCCGGAGGTGGTGCACCAGCTCGGCGACGGGCAAGTGGAGTCACTGACGCAGGTGTTGTTGCGGTTGCATGGGCGGTCGGCACAGGTTGCCGCGGTGGTCACCGCTGACGCGGTGGACCGTGGGACGGTCGCGAGCTCGACAGCGGCGAACACCACGCAATGGGTATGCCGTCACGCCGAAGCTTCCGGGGTGCCGATCGAACCGGCCGAGGCGAAGTCGATCGCGGTGGTCGCCGAGGCGTGCCGGGAGCGGAAGAACGCGGTCATCACCGCCGCAGTCCGGCAGGGTTCGTGCACGGTGTCGACCGCGCGGGCGGCGCTGGCCAATGCGGACAAGGTGGCGCCGGTGATCCCGACCGCCGACCGGAGTGAAGTGCTCGCGTGGTTCCTGCAACTGGACCCTGCGCTGGGTGCACGTGGTGTGCAGGCGTTGACCCGGAAGATCCTCGCCACCTACGCCACCGAAGCGCTCTCCGTGCAGGACGCGAAACTCGAACAGGTCGAAACCCTGACCTGGGGTACCACTGCCACTGGGATGACGCGGTTGGTCGCGGAGCTCGCGCCCGCCAACGCCGCGGTGTTGAAGGCGGCGATCACGGCCGGGTCCGCACCACGACCAGCTGCCGCGCCAGCGTGGTCCGATGCCAGAGGCGCGAAGACGAACGGCTCAGACACTGCGGTAGAGGACCCTGGCACTGGAGACCCGACCGTGGCGGCCGGCAACAGCACCGGCGTCGGCGGCAGCGTCGGCGTCGGCGTCGGCGTCGGCGTCGGCGGCAGCGTCGGCGAAACCGTCCGGGATGAACGGACCCCGGGCAAACGTCGGGCGGATGCATTGATGGAGCTGGTCGCTGCGGGCGCGAAGGTTGCCGCCGGTGAGGTGGCTCCGGTCGGATCGGCGGCGACGATCCTGCTGACCATGGACCTGACGTCGTTGACCGACGGGATCGGTGGGGCGACCACCCCGGGCGGTGACGTGCTCGACGCCGGAGCCACCCGAAGGGCCGCCTGCGACGCGGACCTGATCCCGGCGGTGTTGGGTGGGCCGAGTCAGCCGTTGGATGTGGGCCGGCGAGAACGGCTGGTGACCAAGGGTTTACGAGCGGCTGTCGTCATACGTGATGGCGGGTGCACGTTCCCTGGGTGTGATCGACCACCCGGTTTCTGCGAGGTCCACCACGTCACCCCCTGGTGGGCCGGCGGCACCACCAGCCTCACCAACTCCGCCATGCTGTGCTGCCGGCATCACCAGGACGTGCACCGCCACGGGTTCATGGCACAGGTCCGCCCCGACGGCGTCACCTGGGACCTCACCCCAGGACGCATGCCCGGCCACGCCCACGCCGCCGCGTGA